A region of Veillonellaceae bacterium DNA encodes the following proteins:
- a CDS encoding restriction endonuclease subunit S, with amino-acid sequence MKVRLGDVGQVVTGTTPKSGCEEYWHGEYNWITPAEINDDSDVIFETDRMITDKAIKDSHLKSFPAGTVLLSSRAPIGKVAIAGTEMYCNQGFKNIICSERIYNRYLYHFLKSKKDYLNSLGRGATFKEISKGIVEDITIPLPELSEQHEIVEVLDKIDGLISANKLVQQKYDELVKSRFIEMFGNPVNNDKKWVVSKLQAVCDKITDGTHNSPISYPNGKYPYITAKNIKKDGFDLSNLTYVNDDIHNEIYSRCNPEYEDVLYIKDGATTGIAMVNSLHEKFSLLSSVALLKQDRSQINGFYLCGVLNNTNMYKKIRANMGGAAITRLTINKIKNIIIPIPPLSLQNEFADFVQQVDKSKLAVQKSLEKLEILKKSLMQQYFG; translated from the coding sequence ATGAAAGTAAGATTAGGGGATGTAGGGCAGGTAGTTACTGGGACAACTCCCAAGAGTGGATGTGAAGAGTATTGGCATGGGGAATATAACTGGATTACTCCAGCAGAAATAAACGATGATTCAGATGTTATTTTTGAGACAGATAGAATGATAACGGACAAAGCCATCAAAGATAGTCATTTAAAATCTTTCCCAGCAGGAACCGTCTTATTAAGTTCACGTGCACCTATTGGCAAGGTAGCTATTGCTGGTACTGAAATGTATTGTAATCAGGGGTTTAAAAACATTATTTGCTCTGAAAGGATCTATAATAGATATTTATATCACTTCTTGAAGAGTAAAAAAGACTATTTAAATTCTCTGGGTAGAGGTGCAACATTTAAGGAAATATCAAAGGGTATAGTGGAAGATATAACAATACCATTGCCCGAACTATCTGAGCAACATGAAATCGTAGAGGTATTGGATAAAATAGATGGATTGATCTCTGCGAATAAGCTGGTTCAACAGAAATATGATGAACTTGTAAAATCCCGATTTATCGAGATGTTTGGGAATCCGGTCAATAATGATAAGAAATGGGTCGTATCAAAATTACAAGCAGTATGCGATAAAATAACTGACGGAACACATAATTCACCAATTAGTTACCCTAATGGGAAATATCCCTATATTACGGCTAAAAATATTAAAAAGGACGGATTTGATTTATCTAATCTTACTTACGTAAATGATGATATACATAATGAAATATATTCGAGATGTAATCCCGAATATGAAGATGTTCTTTATATAAAAGATGGGGCAACAACTGGAATAGCCATGGTAAATAGTTTGCATGAGAAATTTTCTCTGTTATCAAGTGTTGCTCTTCTCAAGCAGGACAGAAGTCAAATAAATGGATTCTATCTATGCGGAGTATTAAATAATACAAATATGTATAAGAAAATTAGAGCTAATATGGGTGGTGCAGCGATAACAAGGTTAACTATTAATAAAATTAAAAATATTATTATTCCAATCCCTCCTCTTTCACTCCAAAATGAATTTGCCGACTTCGTGCAGCAAGTCGATAAATCAAAATTGGCAGTACAAAAGAGTCTGGAAAAGCTCGAAATTTTGAAAAAATCTTTGATGCAGCAGTACTTCGGTTAG
- a CDS encoding tyrosine-type recombinase/integrase, whose amino-acid sequence MKNELIEMIMQKMLPYLDNAQLERLQDVLDYCMHQVTIEDESSRLPKPDESNEALMMKFLSAKRVEGLSEKTIRYYEATLSNFFQQMTVSVLHMKTEHIREYLSQYREKRQCGKSNIDNIRRILSSFFSWLEEESFILKNPVRRIHKIKVDKTVKETYSDEALERMRDECHNLRDLAIIDLLSSSGMRVGELVHLNREDIDFENRECIVFGKGHKERPVYFDARTKIHLKNYLDSRTDHHPALFVSLLKPYNRLQISGVEIRLRELGRKLGIPKVHPHKFRRTLATRAIDKGMPIEQVQRLLGHTQIDTTMQYAMINQKNVKVSHQKYIGMIQQERQNNIINILGGHSYAM is encoded by the coding sequence ATGAAAAATGAATTGATTGAAATGATCATGCAAAAGATGCTTCCTTATTTGGATAATGCTCAATTGGAAAGGCTGCAGGATGTGCTGGATTATTGTATGCATCAGGTAACGATTGAGGATGAATCTTCCAGACTGCCGAAACCAGATGAAAGCAATGAAGCTTTGATGATGAAGTTCCTGTCGGCAAAGCGTGTCGAGGGTTTAAGCGAGAAAACGATCCGATACTATGAAGCGACGCTTTCCAATTTCTTCCAGCAGATGACGGTGTCCGTGCTGCATATGAAGACAGAGCATATTCGTGAGTACTTATCCCAGTACAGGGAGAAGAGGCAATGCGGGAAATCGAATATAGATAATATACGGCGGATTCTTTCCAGCTTTTTCAGCTGGCTTGAGGAGGAAAGCTTCATACTGAAGAATCCTGTCAGAAGGATCCATAAAATCAAAGTGGATAAAACCGTGAAAGAGACGTATTCGGATGAAGCGTTGGAGAGGATGCGGGATGAATGTCATAATCTCCGGGACCTTGCCATCATAGATCTTCTTTCTTCGTCTGGGATGAGAGTAGGAGAACTGGTTCATCTGAATCGGGAAGATATTGATTTTGAAAACAGAGAATGTATTGTCTTCGGGAAAGGGCACAAGGAAAGGCCTGTTTATTTTGATGCACGGACGAAAATCCATTTGAAAAATTATTTGGATTCCAGGACAGATCACCATCCTGCTTTATTTGTCTCTTTGCTTAAACCTTATAATCGCCTGCAAATCAGCGGTGTCGAGATCCGCCTTCGAGAACTAGGAAGAAAACTTGGAATTCCGAAAGTCCATCCGCATAAGTTCAGAAGAACACTGGCGACAAGGGCAATTGATAAGGGAATGCCGATCGAGCAGGTGCAAAGGCTTCTGGGACATACTCAAATTGATACGACGATGCAGTATGCCATGATCAATCAGAAGAACGTGAAGGTTTCTCATCAAAAATACATTGGTATGATTCAACAAGAAAGACAGAATAATATCATAAATATATTAGGAGGTCATTCTTATGCCATGTAA
- a CDS encoding helix-turn-helix domain-containing protein — protein MLDQIASYLYQGVTITQAAENLHMSRITFRKWVLRYKEEGFKGLRPRQHLSYYSNQMKIQAVKEYLKGGVSMLSVCAKYRISGTLSLKTWIEAYNEHKLTDLVSEGGDLMGKRQQSVKEERVRIVQECIASGCDYNKIAKKYNMSYQTLYTWVKKFKEMGEVGLEDYRGKPIRLQTPRTEEEQLRQENARLLEEQKDLIAEIALLKKKMEIEERLRSSKDSALLTFSEILKP, from the coding sequence ATGTTAGACCAGATTGCTTCATATCTCTATCAGGGTGTTACGATTACCCAGGCAGCTGAAAATCTTCATATGAGCCGCATAACATTCAGGAAATGGGTCCTCCGGTATAAAGAGGAGGGCTTTAAGGGATTGCGGCCCAGGCAGCATTTGTCTTACTACTCCAATCAGATGAAGATCCAGGCCGTAAAGGAATATCTTAAAGGCGGTGTTTCCATGCTTTCCGTCTGTGCCAAATACAGAATTTCCGGCACACTCTCCCTTAAAACATGGATTGAGGCGTATAATGAGCATAAGTTGACAGACCTCGTTTCTGAAGGAGGAGATCTTATGGGCAAACGCCAGCAATCGGTCAAGGAAGAGCGAGTCAGAATCGTTCAGGAGTGCATCGCCAGTGGATGCGATTATAACAAGATAGCCAAGAAGTACAACATGTCCTACCAAACGCTCTACACATGGGTAAAAAAGTTCAAGGAAATGGGCGAAGTTGGTCTTGAGGATTACAGAGGAAAGCCGATCAGGCTCCAAACGCCCCGGACCGAAGAAGAACAGCTGCGTCAGGAGAATGCCAGACTTCTTGAAGAACAGAAGGATCTTATAGCAGAGATTGCCCTGCTAAAAAAAAAGATGGAGATAGAGGAAAGGTTGCGTTCCTCGAAGGATTCAGCCTTACTCACCTTCTCAGAGATTTTAAAGCCATAA
- a CDS encoding IS3 family transposase, with the protein MESLCRLSKVSRAAYYGWLNHIKSGRELLREKVAQEVMKTHQEYPDMGYRRINDWIKKDDNININVSDSLVLRIMRILNIKSVIKYKTDGCTRNAKDPKYIFENLLNRDFDAGVSNARWMTDVTEFKYTTADGVLHKLYLSAIIDGHDRRIVSYVIGDRNNTALAFETMEKALKENPGEHPMIHTDRGFQYTSNGFHKIVEKAGLVHSMSRVGCCADNGLMEGFWGMLKRERYYTRKFTSRKAVVSMINGYIYFYNNKRIQRKLHLLAPMEVFNAAPMAA; encoded by the coding sequence ATAGAAAGTCTCTGCCGACTCTCAAAGGTCTCCCGGGCAGCTTATTACGGATGGCTGAATCATATTAAGAGCGGCCGTGAACTGCTGAGAGAAAAGGTCGCACAGGAGGTCATGAAAACCCATCAGGAATATCCGGATATGGGATACCGCCGGATTAACGATTGGATCAAGAAGGATGACAACATCAATATAAATGTAAGCGACAGTCTGGTTCTTCGTATCATGCGGATACTTAATATTAAGTCCGTGATCAAGTACAAGACCGATGGTTGCACTCGTAACGCAAAGGATCCAAAGTACATTTTTGAAAACCTGCTGAACCGTGACTTTGATGCCGGCGTGTCCAATGCAAGATGGATGACGGATGTCACTGAATTCAAGTACACAACTGCTGATGGAGTTTTGCACAAGTTATATTTAAGCGCGATTATTGACGGCCATGATCGCCGGATTGTCTCTTATGTCATCGGCGACAGGAACAATACTGCACTGGCTTTTGAGACAATGGAAAAGGCACTTAAAGAGAATCCTGGAGAACATCCAATGATTCATACCGACCGCGGATTCCAGTATACAAGCAACGGATTCCATAAGATTGTTGAAAAAGCAGGACTGGTTCACAGCATGTCCCGTGTAGGCTGCTGTGCAGACAACGGTCTGATGGAAGGGTTCTGGGGAATGCTGAAGCGCGAACGTTACTACACACGTAAATTCACCAGCCGTAAAGCAGTGGTAAGCATGATCAACGGCTACATCTACTTCTACAACAACAAACGCATTCAGCGCAAATTACATCTTTTAGCTCCAATGGAAGTATTCAACGCAGCTCCAATGGCTGCATGA
- a CDS encoding sodium:solute symporter family protein: protein MENSLIQILIICAYIGVLFLISAYVKYRSSGSVENYVLAGRKLTTPLVMVSVVGLAVGGASTIGVAEQAYTKGLSAGWYTAAWGIGAIVMGLTVAKRYRRMNITTVPELLERYYGRNSMIAGIACQILVQLVIMSLQFVAGGAILSALLPDFFTPLTGMLTSAVVFIGITLIGGMWSASQSNLLNVTLQYIGITVASWIIVQLAGGMTNVALKMPSIHSLDFISGVGGMTITTWIVVLITVNLSLQAIIQISLGAKDVRTAQKGFIIGGLIMLPVGFLSALLGVIAAEMYPNINAATALPRLIMTLNPWIAGITLASLWAADVSTACNLLLSAATLYSHDIHKRFVDPSMTERKYMKITRLSVLALGLLTLGFALTISGIISTLMAGLSLMTAFAVIVLMTMYAPRLCSRSAALYTLLASIAVLVLWMLVPAVRILPHVIYAEWIVCSLTFGGVSLIERKPIRDYETPVEIPAAAEEA, encoded by the coding sequence ATGGAAAACTCACTCATTCAAATCCTCATCATCTGCGCCTACATCGGCGTGCTCTTCCTGATCAGCGCGTATGTGAAGTACCGTTCTTCCGGTTCGGTCGAAAACTACGTGCTCGCGGGAAGAAAGCTGACGACTCCGCTCGTCATGGTTTCCGTGGTCGGCCTGGCTGTCGGCGGCGCGTCTACGATCGGCGTGGCTGAGCAGGCGTACACGAAGGGCCTCTCGGCCGGCTGGTACACCGCCGCCTGGGGCATCGGCGCCATTGTCATGGGCCTCACGGTCGCTAAAAGGTACCGCCGTATGAACATCACGACCGTGCCGGAACTGCTCGAAAGATACTATGGAAGAAACAGCATGATTGCAGGGATTGCCTGCCAGATTCTCGTCCAGCTCGTCATCATGAGCCTCCAGTTCGTCGCTGGCGGCGCCATCCTCTCGGCTCTCCTTCCTGATTTCTTCACGCCCCTGACCGGCATGCTGACAAGCGCCGTCGTCTTCATCGGCATCACCCTGATCGGCGGCATGTGGTCCGCCAGCCAGTCGAACCTCCTGAACGTCACCCTGCAGTACATCGGCATCACCGTCGCTTCCTGGATCATCGTCCAGCTGGCCGGCGGCATGACGAACGTCGCCCTCAAGATGCCCTCCATCCACTCCCTCGACTTCATCAGTGGCGTGGGCGGAATGACCATCACTACCTGGATCGTCGTCCTCATCACCGTGAACCTCTCCCTCCAGGCCATCATCCAGATTTCCCTCGGCGCCAAAGACGTCCGCACCGCGCAGAAAGGCTTCATCATCGGAGGCCTCATCATGCTCCCCGTCGGCTTCCTCTCCGCGCTCCTGGGCGTCATCGCCGCTGAAATGTACCCGAATATCAACGCAGCCACCGCTCTTCCGCGCCTCATCATGACGCTGAACCCATGGATCGCAGGCATCACCCTCGCCTCCCTCTGGGCCGCCGACGTCAGCACCGCCTGCAACCTGCTCCTCTCGGCTGCCACACTCTACTCCCACGACATCCATAAACGCTTCGTCGATCCATCCATGACGGAAAGGAAATACATGAAAATCACCCGCCTCTCCGTCCTCGCCCTGGGCCTTCTGACCCTCGGCTTCGCCCTCACCATCAGCGGCATCATCTCCACCCTCATGGCCGGCCTCTCCCTCATGACCGCCTTCGCCGTCATCGTCCTCATGACCATGTACGCCCCGAGACTCTGCTCCAGAAGCGCCGCCCTCTACACCCTCCTCGCCTCCATCGCCGTCCTCGTCCTCTGGATGCTCGTCCCCGCCGTCCGCATCCTCCCCCACGTCATCTACGCCGAATGGATCGTCTGCTCCCTCACCTTCGGAGGAGTCAGCCTCATAGAAAGAAAACCCATCCGCGACTACGAAACACCAGTAGAAATACCCGCCGCTGCGGAAGAAGCATAA
- a CDS encoding metallophosphoesterase — MNKKIGLFLAAAALAMTLSGCSGSATSGKVASSAPDGRDYERIVVISDLHYPTKTGTDDPELRQYKIDNKQKCLQEINGWDDVDLVAFPGDMVALTGNMDEMNTVKAFTDNLNKPKVFTAGNHEIFYRDVFTKKGDVISASESVKKQHLENYQKVFGPLHSTKEMMGYLLIFLSTDDVTGNLPTEMSKDELDWFKKTLDANKKKPTIVFFHAPLTGTLIPYNDKVGSPRSFAQPSAKIDQILMLNPQIKLWVSGHTHTPPTQPSFDNDINYYHGKILDVYNPTWDGKTIWTNSLYLYKDKIVIKTYDMDKHETLDNLTRTVQIDR; from the coding sequence TTGAATAAGAAAATAGGACTCTTTCTGGCGGCCGCAGCCCTCGCCATGACCCTTTCCGGCTGCTCCGGCTCCGCCACGAGCGGCAAGGTCGCAAGCAGTGCGCCGGACGGACGCGACTACGAGAGAATCGTCGTCATCTCCGACCTCCACTACCCGACAAAGACAGGCACGGACGATCCGGAACTCCGCCAGTATAAAATCGACAACAAGCAGAAGTGCCTCCAGGAAATCAACGGCTGGGACGACGTAGACCTCGTCGCATTCCCGGGTGACATGGTCGCCCTTACCGGCAACATGGACGAAATGAACACCGTCAAAGCCTTCACCGACAACCTGAACAAGCCGAAGGTCTTCACGGCAGGCAACCATGAAATCTTCTACCGTGATGTCTTTACGAAAAAAGGCGACGTCATCTCTGCCAGCGAAAGCGTGAAGAAACAGCACCTCGAGAACTATCAGAAGGTCTTCGGCCCGCTGCACAGCACGAAGGAAATGATGGGCTACCTCCTCATCTTCCTCTCTACTGACGACGTGACAGGAAACCTTCCGACAGAAATGTCCAAGGACGAACTCGACTGGTTCAAGAAGACACTTGACGCCAACAAGAAGAAACCAACCATCGTCTTCTTCCACGCCCCGCTGACCGGGACGCTGATCCCTTATAACGACAAAGTCGGAAGCCCGAGAAGCTTTGCCCAGCCATCTGCTAAGATCGACCAGATCCTCATGCTGAACCCGCAGATCAAACTCTGGGTCTCTGGCCACACCCACACCCCGCCGACCCAGCCCTCCTTCGATAACGACATCAACTACTACCACGGAAAAATCCTCGATGTCTACAACCCCACCTGGGACGGTAAGACCATCTGGACCAACTCCCTCTACCTCTACAAAGACAAAATCGTCATCAAAACCTACGACATGGACAAACACGAGACACTCGATAATTTGACGAGAACAGTGCAGATCGATAGATAA
- a CDS encoding LD-carboxypeptidase: MISFLKKHRKYIAAAAALMILSLPALYSSVMPTVASHLSPAGDAAVPREKPSALKPGDTIGIVAPGTHGGMTDYNQAIHFLEEMGYKVKLAPSVTADYGYLAGSDEERAADINNFFKDDSVKAIVCLRGGYGSARLLSLLDYSMIEKHPKLFVGFSDVTALHAALGEKSHLVTIHGPMLSNFKGENFTPFTLYNFENGLTGSLPTGEIRMPQGTSLKTVVPGKASGRLIGGNLTVVVSLCGTPYELNGKGDILVLEDTGEDPYRIDRLMQQLWQNGLLKRVSAIAFGDFYSPTPKDGEFSTAQVLDYYAKLSGKPVIRGLPIGHGANNLFLPLGVKATIDAKGDGSAALSIDENYLKQ; encoded by the coding sequence ATGATTTCTTTTCTAAAGAAACACAGAAAATATATAGCGGCAGCGGCGGCTTTGATGATATTGTCGCTGCCTGCGCTTTACTCTTCCGTCATGCCGACTGTCGCTTCCCACCTCTCGCCGGCAGGGGACGCAGCTGTCCCGCGTGAGAAGCCGTCTGCGCTGAAGCCGGGTGATACGATCGGTATCGTTGCGCCCGGAACGCATGGCGGGATGACAGACTATAACCAGGCCATCCATTTCCTGGAAGAAATGGGATACAAAGTCAAGCTCGCGCCCTCGGTCACTGCCGACTATGGCTACCTCGCGGGGAGCGATGAAGAGCGAGCCGCAGATATCAATAACTTCTTCAAAGACGACTCCGTGAAAGCCATCGTCTGCCTCCGGGGCGGCTATGGCTCGGCCCGTCTTCTCTCACTTCTCGATTATTCCATGATTGAAAAACATCCGAAACTTTTCGTGGGATTCTCTGATGTGACAGCGCTCCATGCCGCCCTCGGCGAAAAGAGCCATCTTGTCACCATCCACGGCCCCATGCTCAGCAATTTTAAAGGAGAAAACTTTACACCCTTCACGCTCTACAATTTTGAAAACGGTTTAACCGGAAGCCTGCCGACTGGGGAAATCCGTATGCCGCAAGGCACATCGCTCAAGACTGTCGTGCCAGGCAAAGCAAGTGGACGTCTCATTGGCGGGAATCTGACCGTCGTCGTCTCTCTCTGCGGAACGCCCTATGAGCTGAACGGCAAAGGCGACATCCTCGTACTTGAAGATACAGGCGAAGACCCCTACCGCATCGACCGCCTGATGCAGCAGCTCTGGCAGAACGGACTTCTGAAGAGAGTTTCTGCTATCGCATTCGGCGACTTCTACAGCCCAACCCCTAAGGATGGCGAATTTTCGACCGCCCAGGTTCTGGACTACTATGCCAAACTATCCGGGAAACCTGTCATCCGCGGCCTCCCTATTGGTCACGGCGCAAACAATCTCTTCCTTCCATTAGGAGTTAAAGCAACGATAGATGCAAAGGGAGACGGCAGTGCGGCACTGTCTATCGATGAGAATTATTTGAAACAATGA
- the deoC gene encoding deoxyribose-phosphate aldolase has product MTFEEILPHVDHTLLAATATKGEIEKLCEEAEMYHTASVCVPSSYVKGIRERHPGLRICAVAGFPLGNMSKAAKVFESRQAVLDGADEIDIVLHIGALKDGNAEYVTDEIAAVKEAIGDHVLKVIIETCLLTEEEKILACECVTKGGADYIKTSTGFSTKGADLSDIALFKKHIGKNVKIKAAGGIHTKKEMENFLAAGCDRIGASGAVKAYLKEKGM; this is encoded by the coding sequence ATGACATTTGAAGAAATACTGCCTCATGTAGACCATACACTCCTTGCGGCCACGGCGACGAAGGGGGAAATCGAGAAGCTCTGCGAGGAAGCGGAGATGTATCATACGGCGTCTGTCTGTGTGCCGTCGTCGTATGTGAAGGGAATCAGGGAGCGTCATCCGGGACTCCGAATCTGTGCTGTCGCAGGGTTCCCGCTGGGGAATATGTCGAAGGCGGCGAAGGTTTTCGAATCCAGACAGGCGGTCCTTGACGGGGCGGATGAAATCGATATCGTCCTCCACATCGGTGCGCTGAAGGACGGGAACGCGGAGTACGTCACGGACGAAATCGCAGCGGTCAAAGAGGCGATCGGGGATCATGTGCTGAAGGTCATTATCGAGACCTGCCTCCTGACGGAGGAAGAAAAGATCCTTGCGTGCGAATGCGTCACAAAGGGCGGGGCGGATTATATCAAGACATCGACCGGGTTCTCGACAAAGGGCGCGGACCTTTCGGATATTGCTCTCTTCAAGAAGCACATTGGAAAGAATGTGAAGATCAAAGCGGCAGGTGGGATCCATACGAAGAAGGAAATGGAAAACTTCCTCGCTGCCGGATGCGACCGCATCGGCGCCAGCGGCGCGGTGAAGGCGTACCTGAAGGAAAAAGGAATGTAA
- a CDS encoding TM2 domain-containing protein: MSKETISEQGIALLNVLTPKQKEYALTLYSGREKTKSTAYILWIVFAVYYFYLGHPVKNILLWILWPLGIGAVWWFIDLFRISGMVDRRNQEILTQCIVEAQQLFPGVTGTVDIQVIKKPQE, encoded by the coding sequence ATGAGCAAAGAAACCATCAGCGAACAGGGCATAGCCCTCCTGAACGTCCTCACACCCAAACAAAAAGAATACGCCCTCACCCTCTACTCCGGCAGAGAAAAGACGAAATCCACAGCCTACATCCTCTGGATCGTCTTCGCCGTCTACTACTTCTACCTAGGCCACCCCGTCAAGAACATCCTCCTCTGGATCCTCTGGCCCCTCGGCATAGGCGCCGTCTGGTGGTTCATCGACCTCTTCCGCATCTCCGGCATGGTCGACAGAAGAAACCAGGAAATCCTCACCCAGTGCATAGTAGAAGCCCAGCAACTCTTCCCCGGCGTCACAGGCACCGTAGACATCCAGGTCATCAAAAAACCACAAGAATAA
- a CDS encoding TM2 domain-containing protein — protein sequence MTRGNILTEEEIARLAALPEKQRDYAVKIYAAREKKKSTAYILWLFFALYYFYLGHPVKNIIFWLLWSCLIGEIWWLIDLFRISDMVDETNEEILGTCIEEAKALYP from the coding sequence ATGACGAGAGGAAACATCCTGACCGAAGAAGAAATAGCGCGCCTCGCCGCCCTCCCCGAGAAACAAAGGGACTACGCCGTGAAGATTTATGCTGCCCGCGAAAAGAAAAAATCCACCGCCTACATCCTCTGGCTCTTCTTCGCCCTCTACTACTTCTACCTCGGCCATCCCGTGAAAAACATCATCTTCTGGCTCCTCTGGAGCTGCCTCATAGGAGAAATCTGGTGGCTCATCGACCTCTTCCGCATCTCCGACATGGTCGACGAGACCAACGAAGAAATCCTCGGAACATGCATCGAAGAAGCCAAAGCCCTCTATCCATAG
- a CDS encoding TM2 domain-containing protein yields the protein MQQDTGIDPDSLRVLSMLSEKQRDCALTLYANREKKKSLAYVFWITGAVYYFYLDRPARNTVLWILWFVIVGFVWWIVDLFHIGRMVEERNKEVIEECMREAVRIYPDPVSMSPENVVTIDNEV from the coding sequence ATGCAGCAAGATACCGGAATCGATCCGGACAGCCTGAGAGTGCTGTCCATGTTATCCGAAAAACAGCGCGACTGCGCATTGACACTTTATGCGAACCGGGAGAAAAAGAAGTCCCTCGCCTACGTCTTCTGGATCACTGGCGCCGTCTACTACTTCTACCTCGACCGCCCCGCGCGGAATACCGTCCTCTGGATCCTCTGGTTCGTCATCGTCGGCTTCGTCTGGTGGATCGTCGACCTCTTCCACATCGGACGCATGGTCGAAGAGAGGAACAAAGAAGTCATCGAAGAATGCATGCGTGAAGCCGTCCGCATCTACCCCGACCCCGTAAGCATGAGCCCGGAGAACGTCGTTACCATAGACAACGAAGTCTAA
- a CDS encoding helix-turn-helix domain-containing protein: MLNGVMLVEEASVIWKVNYKTLMQCIKGSPLKPLHFDRSECEWIRCMWFVTKQGMERLFGPMPLIDASTALMLVRLSNSVCMLLSIPYYEELEDEILFFPKTYGGGPYAVDRHTGRVRMKFEPWDSDVKHELRDTEELDALEFEILLEPIIGERREKAKKVWKEHLDRAYPKEEKGFFGRLLDKLK, encoded by the coding sequence ATGTTAAATGGTGTTATGCTAGTGGAGGAAGCGTCTGTTATCTGGAAAGTAAATTATAAGACTTTGATGCAGTGTATAAAAGGCAGTCCACTCAAGCCTCTGCATTTTGATAGGAGTGAATGCGAGTGGATTCGCTGTATGTGGTTTGTAACGAAACAAGGAATGGAGCGCTTGTTTGGACCTATGCCGCTTATCGATGCTTCAACTGCGCTTATGCTTGTGAGACTGTCGAATTCTGTTTGCATGTTATTATCAATTCCATATTATGAGGAATTGGAAGACGAAATTTTATTTTTCCCTAAGACATATGGGGGAGGTCCTTATGCAGTAGACAGACATACAGGAAGAGTAAGAATGAAATTCGAGCCATGGGATTCGGATGTGAAACATGAATTGAGAGATACTGAAGAGCTTGATGCTTTGGAGTTTGAAATTTTACTGGAACCCATTATCGGAGAACGGAGAGAAAAAGCAAAGAAAGTTTGGAAAGAACATTTAGATCGAGCGTATCCGAAAGAGGAAAAGGGCTTTTTCGGAAGGCTTTTGGATAAATTGAAATGA